The Humulus lupulus chromosome 3, drHumLupu1.1, whole genome shotgun sequence genome window below encodes:
- the LOC133820977 gene encoding uncharacterized protein LOC133820977 codes for MSQTHINIVVLYNGSWEQVLNEGWSFSAKQSKGMKVPKTITYNSLVDQLYTLIGADKSRIDLDLNVIYHFGSKGIPPSLISKDDDDAFFLDEIGTSINHRTPLCVSTIEKRSNDPLVTKTRELYTIPLVETKVNDDFCIDGNEDSCDDDNNDADGNEDSCDGDNNDADGNEDSCDDDNNDALSSDDNENIDRSTCNDVLVKHNLQQSTSNEVLKSHDSSNNRGRKIRQVGEDNLWSTPLLLNQGEKCSTSALTAQLLTSSSSINSWEIKEGQIFENKQEFKMKLHLYALKKNFEFKVKKSAKNIWCTVWVDDKCKWRLRATKLVNSNMFEVRKFFGEHTCSLDVRHKDHRQASPWLIGHVIRRKFEGDDVNYKPRSIVKDVSLSYGVHMSFAKAWRCREHALAYIRGTPESSFQKLPSFLYMMEQKNPGTVTHLQMDNEGRFKYCFMALGVSIMGFKTYIRPVICVDGTFLITRCGGTLLCAMGQDANKQIYPIAFSVVDSENNDSWLYFLLRLKEAIGEVENLVFVFDRHTSIASALTKIFPEAHHGACIHHVSTNIRAKFKTDHCHEEFFLTAKAYRKREFLRHFEKIKFKDLAIAQYLENQVGFEKWARSFFPGHRYNLMTTSIAESWNNVIAEARGWPITCLMEFMRHTLQKWFFERRIAASAATSPLDTEVEADLRKLADKSTTSFSFPSSQYEITVLDGDLDGDVNLRRKTCCCRRFDLTGLPCEHTLAGARDRGISPYSLCSRFYTVEAWLSSYGGSVYTLGNEESWVIPNDIGSMMIAPPLVKQKAGRPKKKQRLSKGEKNSKQHRCSRCGVLGHNRMTCTAVCPPLSRHA; via the exons ATGa GTCAAACACATATAAATATTGTGGTGTTATATAATGGATCATGGGAACAAGTTTTGAACGAAGGTTGGTCATTTAGTGCTAAACAAAGCAAGGGTATGAAGGTGCCAAAGACTATCACTTACAATAGTCTTGTTGATCAATTGTATACTTTAATCGGAGCTGACAAGTCTCGTATTGATCTTGACTTAAATGTAATCTATCATTTTGGAAGTAAAGGTATCCCTCCATCTTTGATTAGtaaggatgatgatgatgcttttTTTCTTGATGAGATAGGAACATCTATCAATCATCGGACACCCCTATGTGTGTCTACTATAGAGAAGAGAAGTAATGATCCTTTGGTTACTAAAACACGTGAGTTGTATACTATTCCTCTAGTTGAAACCAAAGTGAATGATGATTTTTGCATTGATGGCAATGAAGACAGttgtgatgatgataataatgatgcagatggcaatgaagacagttgtgatggtgataataatgatgcagatggcaatgaagacagttgtgatgatgataataatgatgcattaagctcagatgataatgaaaatattGATAGGTCTACCTGCAATGATGTACTTGTGAAGCATAATTTACAACAGTCAACCTCCAATGAAGTATTGAAGAGCCATGATTCCTCAAATAATAGAGGTCGTAAAATAAGACAGGTTGGTGAAGATAATCTATGGAGTACTCCACTTTTGTTGAATCAAGGGGAAAAATGCTCTACTTCAGCCTTAACAGCTCAATTACTGACATCTTCTTCGAGTATCAATTCGTGGGAAATAAAAGAGGGTCAAATATTTGAGAACAAGCAAGAGTTTAAGATGAAACTCCATCTTTATGCATTAAAGAAAAACTTTGAGTTTAAAGTAAAGAAGTCTGCAAAAAATATATGGTGTACAGTATGGGTTGATGATAAATGCAAATGGAGGTTGAGGGCTACAAAATTGGTTAATTCCAATATGTTCGAGGTACGTAAATTTTTCGGTGAACACACATGCTCATTGGATGTTCGACATAAAGATCACCGTCAGGCATCCCCATGGCTTATTGGACATGTCATAAGGAGAAAATTTGAGGGTGATGATGTTAATTACAAGCCAAGGTCAATTGTAAAAGATGTGAGTTTATCATATGGAGTTCATATGAGCTTTGCTAAAGCTTGGAGGTGTCGAGAGCATGCATTGGCTTACATAAGAGGTACACCAGAATCATCATTTCAGAAACTTCCCTCATTTCTATACATGATGGAGCAAAAAAATCCTGGAACTGTTACTCATTTGCAGATGGACAATGAAGGTAGGTTCAAATATTGCTTCATGGCCTTAGGTGTTTCTATAATGGGGTTTAAAACATATATTCGCCCAGTTATATGTGTAGATGGAACCTTCTTGATTACTCGGTGTGGAGGTACTTTGTTATGTGCCATGGGACAAGATGCTAACAAGCAAATATATCCAATTGCATTTTCAGTAGTTGACTCAGAGAATAATGACTCATGGTTGTATTTTCTACTGAGGTTGAAGGAAGCGATTGGTGAAGTGGAGAATCTAGTATTCGTGTTTGATAGACATACTAGTATAGCAAGTGCCTTGACTAAAATTTTTCCTGAGGCACACCACGGTGCTTGTATACATCATGTTAGCACGAATATCCGTGCAAAGTTCAAAACTGACCATTGCCATGAAGAATTCTTCCTTACAGCGAAAGCTTATAGAAAACGAGAGTTTTTACGCCATTTTGAGAAGATTAAATTCAAAGATCTTGCAATTGCTCAATACTTAGAGAATCAAGTGGGTTTTGAAAAGTGGGCTCGTTCTTTCTTTCCTGGTCATCGATATAATTTAATGACTACAAGTATTGCCGAAAGCTGGAACAATGTCATTGCTGAGGCAcgtgggtggccaattacttgtcTCATGGAATTTATGAGGCACACTTTACAAAAATGGTTTTTCGAGCGTCGAATTGCAGCATCAGCGGCTACAAGTCCTCTTGACACAGAAGTGGAAGCTGATTTGCGAAAGTTAGCAGACAAGTCCACTACCTCGTTCTCTTTTCCGTCTAGTCAGTATGAAATAACAGTATTGGATGGTGATCTTGATGGAGATGTCAACCTGAGGAGGAAAACATGTTGTTGTAGAAGATTTGATTTGACAGGTCTTCCTTGTGAACACACTCTAGCTGGTGCTCGAGATCGTGGCATTAGTCCATATAGTTTATGCTCCAGATTCTACACAGTTGAAGCGTGGTTGTCATCCTATGGTGGATCTGTATATACGCTGGGTAATGAAGAATCTTGGGTGATACCAAATGACATAGGAAGTATGATGATAGCTCCTCCTTTAGTTAAGCAGAAGGCtggtcgtccaaagaagaaacaaCGTTTATCAAAGGGTGAGAAGAATAGCAAACAACATAGATGTAGTAGATGTGGTGTCCTGGGCCACAATCGAATGACGTGCACCGCTGTTTGTCCCCCGCTGTCTAGACATGCTTAG
- the LOC133820978 gene encoding uncharacterized protein LOC133820978, with translation MLTLDQKYLVQMLCPFLAYMGLSRNIRCLKCKAEGPKKSGGGDIEMKKGDWNYPKWVNFSQKFDPRNSVLEWSILLIDNSNRRGKKQYEPPRYMTIKTAIEQLLEVVQAKVESVCNEDTECVGFARIGSEDQIIVAGTMKQLQLHVFFLSNSTVGVCNYSNFDVLLCKKLNSSIFCTDSSNFSIC, from the exons ATGTTGACTTTGGATCAAAAGTACTTGGTGCAAATGCTATGTCCATTCCTGGCCTATATGGGTTTGTCCAG AAATATCCGCTGCCTGAAGTGCAAAGCTGAGGGACCAAAGAAGTCAGGAGGAGGTGATATTGAAATGAAGAAAGGTGATTGGAATTATCCAAAGTGGGTCAATTTTTCTCAAAA GTTCGACCCAAGGAATTCTGTGTTGGAGTGGTCCATTCTACTTATTGACAACTCGAACCGAAG AGGGAAGAAGCAATATGAACCACCTAGGTACATGACAATAAAGACTGCTATTGAGCAGCTCCTGGAAGTTGTGCAAGCAAAAGTAGAATCTG TCTGCAATGAAGACACGGAGTGTGTTGGTTTTGCTAGAATTGGAAGTGAAGATCAGATCATTGTGGCTGGTACAATGAAGCAACTTCAATTGCATGTTTTTTTCCTATCAAATAGTACTGTAGGAGTGTGCAACTACTCAAATTTTGACgtgttattatgtaaaaaattaaactcttcaatattttgtactgatagtagtaacttttcaatatgttga